The Bifidobacterium sp. WK012_4_13 genome contains the following window.
ACCTGATGTATTTCAGCGCTTCCACGCATCTGATCGTCGGCATGAACAAGCTCGGCAGACTCGTAAAGTTCTATAACACCGGAACGAACTACATCCTGCACCACGACTATGAGTTCGACAAGAATGGCAATTTCATCGTCTTGGCGACCGATCTGCGCGAGAAGACCATCCAGGACAAAATCATCAAGATCGATGCGAAGACCGGCAAGGTCAGCCTGCTGGTCGATATGGTGTCCCTCTTCAAGACGTATGAGGCCACGGCCAAGAACGCATCTCTGGGCTCTTCTTCGGATAGCACCACAACGTCAGACAGCAACAGTGCCAATTTCAACGCCGATTCCACGCCGAAGAAGAAGGATTGGATCCATCTCAACACGATTCAGGTCCTGGACGATGGCAGCGCAATCGTGAGTTCACGTGAGACCTCGACCATCATCAAGATCAACTCCATCGAATCCAAGCCGAGCATCGGCTACATGATCGGCGAGAAGAACTTCTGGAAGGGTACCGACTACGCAAAGTACCTATTGACGCAGAAGGGTTCGTTCCCGAACACCGGCGGGCAGCATTCGGTCACGTATGTCAGCGATCCCAGCCTGCCAGACGGAGAATATTACCTCTACATGTTCGACAACAACTACGGGCTGAGCAACACTCGCCCCGACTATGACTGGGCTGCGAACACGCCGGGCATCAACACCAGCATGACCAAGTACACGACATCGGACTACGACAAGTATCTCGTCAACGAAAAGACGGGCACATATCAGTTGGCAAGCACCTTCAAGGTTCCGTTCTCTCCCCTGGTGAGCAGCGCACAGGACCTTTCCAACGGCACGATCCTCATCGACTCGGGCATGCGCGGCACCTTCGGAGTCTACACATCGAATGGCAAGCTCATCAGCCAGTGGAAGATGCAGCTCCGAGATACCATCATCTATCGCGTGTACCAATACGATTTCCACAATTTCTATTTCGCCTGACACGCAAACCGCAAGGCATGACTGAGTCAGTGGCGAACACATCGCATACCGCGTCGCGGGTTCCTCACGACGCACCGCAAGGCATTTCGCCCTTGACGCAGTTGCAGCCAGACAGCTGAACTCTTCCCCACAAGCTGGCATTATTGAGGTGGATGGGTACCAGCGTCGAGAAAGGATTGAAAATGGGTTCACTGCAACATGCAAAGGCTCTGATCATCGTCAACAATTGGGGCATCGAAGAGACCGAGATGACGCGTCCGCTAGATGATCTGCGCAAGGCAGGGGCGACGGTCACCCTGGCTGCGCCGAACGCCGACGAGATAGCGACCGTCGAGCATGACCGTCATGAGTCAGCGTCATACGCGCCGGATGCGATCCTCGACGATGTCGACTCGGCAGATTATGACATGCTGATCGTCCCTGGCGGCACATGCAACGTTGACCGCCTGCGCATAAATCCCAAGGCGATATCCCTGGCACAGGAATTTGCCAAGGCCAAGAAGCCCATCGCCGCGATATGCCACGGACCGTGGTTGCTGGTCAACGCAGGTCTCACCTCGGGAAAGACGCTCACCAGCTGCCGCTACATTGCGGCCGATGTGGAGAATTCAGGAGGTGTGTATCGCGATCAGGAACTGCTTATCGACGATTCTCAGGACTGGCGACTGATCACATCTCGCAATCCTGGCGATTTGGATGCCTTCGTCGATGCAATCGAATCGACCCTGAGCGATTAATCCAATTCATTCGGATTCGTGCCTTCGGCATGGTCCAAGGCGAACAACCTTGAGTCCATGCCGAAGGCACATTCATGATTCGAGAAGCTAAGCCTGGGATTTACCTGACTACGAAGTCACGCTCCTTGCGAGGCCTGATTCGTTCAATCTCAATGTTGTCGACATGCGCCCATGAAGGCCCCTCGCCCAACCACCGTTCCAACGCCCCGATCGCCTGATCACTTCCCTGAGCCTCGACCGTGACCGAGCCATCACGCTCATTGCGGACCCAGCCTGTGACTTGCACGCGCTTCGCGACCCTCACTGCAGAATAGCGAAAGCCGACGCCCTGTACCCGACCGAAGACCCTTGCATGAATTCGAATGTGACGCGGATGAATCGTCTCGCCGCCGTCTCCCGAATCACGATGGCGATCGTCGGATCGCAACCATTCCTCCAATTCGGCGCCCCTCTCTCATCCGAATGACTCAACAGATCGCACATTGACGGCAGATCGCGCATCAATGACACGGACCACACATCGATGGCACAGCCCACACAGACAGATGATCCACCGAGCCACAGTCAGCCATGGCCACCAACTGCAGATCAGTGGCAAATGGGTCTGTAGCAACACAGATCAGTGACAGCAGTCTAGATGAATGCCCTGGGCCCGAAGATTGCAGTGCCGACACGAACGATGGTCGAACCTTCG
Protein-coding sequences here:
- a CDS encoding aryl-sulfate sulfotransferase: MSAKTPDDKDSKSSSSNETTTRKRLKKIQQELRTPIGKIVAGLVTVAIITAVGFASATSVTSTIDKVKFSRLTAKIEKIYTQSYQKKAQAALVAERDKSSHDQDDIFVKYNPYGTDTTGAYIYFTTDQPAKVSYTISAPDTDYPDFSATPDKGDEYTTTHEFQALGLIPEATNTITINITLKNGEKFTRTIKHKQGKLQSEVEIQLKSTKKNTSQDLGNGLYAILGNDSDDQDFMYYYDTHGVIRGEIPILFYRSHRLLFRNDLMYFSASTHLIVGMNKLGRLVKFYNTGTNYILHHDYEFDKNGNFIVLATDLREKTIQDKIIKIDAKTGKVSLLVDMVSLFKTYEATAKNASLGSSSDSTTTSDSNSANFNADSTPKKKDWIHLNTIQVLDDGSAIVSSRETSTIIKINSIESKPSIGYMIGEKNFWKGTDYAKYLLTQKGSFPNTGGQHSVTYVSDPSLPDGEYYLYMFDNNYGLSNTRPDYDWAANTPGINTSMTKYTTSDYDKYLVNEKTGTYQLASTFKVPFSPLVSSAQDLSNGTILIDSGMRGTFGVYTSNGKLISQWKMQLRDTIIYRVYQYDFHNFYFA
- a CDS encoding type 1 glutamine amidotransferase domain-containing protein, whose amino-acid sequence is MGSLQHAKALIIVNNWGIEETEMTRPLDDLRKAGATVTLAAPNADEIATVEHDRHESASYAPDAILDDVDSADYDMLIVPGGTCNVDRLRINPKAISLAQEFAKAKKPIAAICHGPWLLVNAGLTSGKTLTSCRYIAADVENSGGVYRDQELLIDDSQDWRLITSRNPGDLDAFVDAIESTLSD
- a CDS encoding acylphosphatase, producing MEEWLRSDDRHRDSGDGGETIHPRHIRIHARVFGRVQGVGFRYSAVRVAKRVQVTGWVRNERDGSVTVEAQGSDQAIGALERWLGEGPSWAHVDNIEIERIRPRKERDFVVR